ACCTATTTTGCGGCGCGacgctagtttagcgcggctgttggatatGCTCTTTAGTATTTTTACCCCATGGCGCCAAGCAAGCGAAGCGTCCTGGGCGCAGCCCCGTTGCCCATGCCATGTCCGGTTGGGCTGGGCACCACCACCTTGTCGTCGTCCTCCCCGCTGCCATGCCACAGGAAAAAAGGACCACCTGGAACTAGAGCGAGAAAATGGTGGCCATGGAGCGCAACGGGACAAACCCGGTGGGCCCTGCCGCCCATAAACTCCCCCTCCTCCGCTTGCCGGGGCTTCCGCCAGTGGCATGGCAGCCCCGCCTCTGCCTCACCAACTAGCCCAGCCGCGCAAGATGCCATCCCAGTTCTTCTGCGCGCACCAGGGCACACGGCGTCCCCGTTCCTCCGACGTGTCTCTTCCCCATTGGCCGCCTCCCGTGTTGCCTGCGCCGCTGTGCCCACCAGCGGCCAGAGGGCCTCCTCGCCCACTAGGCCATCACATACACGCTCCCGAACTCACATCACCCCGTGCGAAGCTCGTAAATATCTCGTCGCATCGCTGctggctgggctgggctgggctgggtAGTGGTGATGCGTGTCTGTCCCTCCGTCGACGAGCTCGTAGTACTGCCGGACTGTACCCGCGTCTTGTTCTGTCTCGCTTTCTGGCTTTTCGCGCGTCGATTCGTGTTTAGTTACGCAGTGCTTGGGGCATCCACTGTGCACGCGGCCCCACCTGTGTGGGTGATCAAATTATGCGATGTTGCTACTAGTGGTAGTGTGGCTTTTACCATATTTGTTGTTTGATGTGATGACGGGTAGTACGAGTAGTCGCCATGTTCATACGGGGGCGCCCGGTGCAGCTAGCTAGCCTTTCCGTCTCATCTTTTCGACCCGGATGAGGTAACTCGTTTGTTTCCCGGCCATGTCTCGCTCGCTTCTCCCTCACCGTCCGTGCTGATTGGGGTTAGGCCCCGCTTGGATTCGGTGTAAACTTATACACCCGGATTTAATCTACAAGTGTATTTTACCGGTCGCAGTGTTATTTCCGCCTAGATTGAAAACGACGGCTCGAGGTCTGTTTTGGTTACAAGTGTATTTAGGAGCAAACCGACGATCCAAGCGGGGCCTTAGTAGGTCACGTCGCTAGTCTTTTCCTCTCCCTCTCTCCGTCGACTTTTCTTCGCCCGGACTCCAGCTCTCCTGCCATTTCTTCTCACTTCTCACAGTGCGCGGTGCGGCCTACCTCCTGCTGTTGATGATCCGATCATGGACAAGTACTACTCCTACTTTgaaaccggcagagagagagagagagagagagtattcaCAAGAACTTGTCAGTTTCTTTTTACCGTAACAATACAGTTCACGTATCCCGAGCATGGAAAGCTAGCTAGCTGTGAATGAGACACTAGCAGTTAGTTTATTACGGACAGCAAGTTCCAAGGACCAGTTGAGCCAGTGAGACGTGAGGTGAGGGTGAGATGGCCAGATGGGCCTGGTTACAATCTCTCCACGTCCACTTTCCGGAACGCCAAAAACCAAAATTCGCCCATACACAAGAAGAAAttcacattcactttgatgagttgGAAACCTGTCCTTTCCGGACGGAAACTCGACGGGCGCGTCCCTGTTTTGGACAAAAGCGTGAGGCGGACGTGACAGCGCGACGGATCCAACCAGATCTCTGTGAGGTGAGGTGAGGGTGAGAAAAATCGTGTCGCTGCTGCACCAGCTGCCCTTGTTTTTTCCTCTGTCACGGTTCAAGGGGGTAGCAACATCAGGCCGGGTCGCCGCGGTGACACTCACTAGTTTAGTTTAATGGGAGCTGCTACATCTAGTACATGTGACCATCGCTGTTTAGGGTGGGGAAAGTGGCGGTATCAATGACTTGAAACTAGACTAGACGTTGGTTCCTTCTCTAGAAGTGGAAAGTGGCACATGGCTGGACTGCATGCAGCCACTGATGATAAATTAATACTATTGCTACTATACTTTGCCGGCCATGTTCCGCAACAGAGATAAATACGTACGGTATGCTTTATCTACCAGTAACTCGTTGTTGTTTGGATCCGTCTGGTGGAGATCATCATACTAAGTTCGTTGCTCTCCGTCTGTaacttaatactccctccgttccaaaatatagcgcgtcctcggtttccgtgcttcaactttgaccattaatttaatcaacaagaccgactgcggcgggcgaaaaaattataccaatgaattcgtattcaaaaaaagtttttaattatataatttttgatcccgccacagtcggtctcgtgggttaaatttatggtcaaagttgaaccttgAAAAGCGTgggcgctatattttggaacggagggagtataagacggTTTTTGACACTATGGTACGTCTAATATTAAGAAGTTGCAGAGGGAGTGTTTGTTTAAGTTGCTCTGTCTGTAATGCGCTTTACTGAGACGTGGAAGTACGTCCTTGCTCTGCAAACCAACTACTCCTGAACTGGGTGGGCACGCGGGTTAGCGGCGGACTTGTTCGTTTAGTGCCTTAATTACCAGGAGGACTTGATGCTAACGAGCAGCACGGGATCCTTCTTTTTATGAGTTCCGTACCGAAAGATGAGTGGAGTAAACCCCATTCCCTCCTTTTGAATTCCTGCATTCCAGTTCGAGCTATGGTTGCACTAGTCGGGTGGGCAGGCCTGGGCTGTCGACAACTCCAAATATAGCACGAAACCGATAGCCCGAAGGGTGCCACACAGAGAGACGCTTTCGGATTGAACTGACGACGAACCCCCTCCTGGCTCCTGTGCCCTGTCGCGGCGGCAGCGTTGCTCCTGTAGCTGGACTACACACCTCACTCCGCcaaccaaaaaataaaaataaaataatggCGTGCTGCGTGAAACAAACGAGTGCGCACGCAGCCCCCCAATGGCGCGCCACCGTGTGGCCGTGGCCTCCCATGGCCGCCCAATCCTATTTACGCCGGGGCCCCGCCCACTGGGCGCGAGCATATATTCGCGCCACCACCGTCGCGACGGACTAGCCACCACTGCGCTGGCGAGCCACCGGCCGGAGCCAACCAGTTGCTTGCTGCCTGGCCTCCTTTTCCAAGTCCTCTCTTTTCTCCCactcgtgtgtgcgtgtgtgtatactagacGTGGTACCGTAAACAGAATCCCACTACAGTTTAGCATTTGTGGTAGTACTACAGTTTAGCATTTCCAAGTGAGAGTCGTAGGGCTGAGACTGAGAGCATATAAATTATTAGTAGCGGAAAGGgggcaaaagaaagaaagaaaggaaatggCGCACTCGGCCAGCCACAGTACGTAGTACACTAGAGTGGTAGCCCCCGGTTAGCTAAAcgaaactgctgctgctgctgctgctactcttcTCCTGCGTCGTTGCCATATATAGAAAAACAAACCCTAGCCTTTCTCCTGGGCCAAACCATACATTCCACTCCAGTGCACGCACGCTCTCCCGCTCGcttccccctccctctctccccctttgtGGATATAATCATATCCTTTCCCACGATGTTTGTTTAAtcgcgtcgcccgccgccgccgccgccgccacatggaCATGGACTCGCCCCCTGTGCCCGTGCCGATGCCGCCGCCCAAGCGGACCGACCTCTCGCTTACGCTGGCGCCCGCGGCGCAGTCCGTCGCCGAGGCCGATgggggcgccggggcggccggcgaTGGCGCCTGCACCGACGGCAAGGACGTGCGCCTCTTCCCCTGCCTCTTCTGCAACAAGAAGTTCCTCAAGTCGCAGGCGCTCGGCGGCCACCAGAACGCGCACAAGAAGGAGCGCAGCATCGGCTGGAACCCCTACTTCTACATGCCGCCCACCTCCTCCGCGCACCTCCACGCCAATGCCGCGCCGCCCAACTCGTCCGGCGCCACGGCCTCGGGGCCCTACGCCGGCTCTGgcgctgccggcggcggcggcggcgtgggctccACCGTGCCTGGCGTGGCCGCGGGCGGCGCGGCGCACGCCTACGCCAGCCGTGCCTACGCGGCCTTGCCCACGACGTTCCCAATCGCGTCCCACAGCTCCATCATGGTCGGCTCCGACCGGCTCCAGTACTACGCGCCGCCACAGGGCGCGGCGCCGacatcggcggcggcgggcgacctgtacagcggcagcggcagcggcatgcaGCAGGTGTCCCGCTTCGCCGAGTACCAGCAGCAGCTCCTGGGCGGCGCGGCCGTCAGCAGCAGCAGCGAGCGCGCGATGATGTCCGCGGCCGAGCAGCCGGGCGCCGGGCGCGACGAGCTGATCGACATGCTCAACTGGAGGCGGGGCTGCCACGGGCCGACCGCCTCGGCGGCCGCCACCACCCCGTCGCCGGCCAGCACCACCACCACGCTCACCTCCGGAGGCGGCAGCAACTACTACAACAACGGCGAGGATGCCGAGGAGGAGCTGGACCTCAACTTGAGCCTGTAGCAGCAGCGGTGAGCTCGCCGGCCGGCGCTGCCTCCAATCCAAGTCCAAGTCCAAGACCAAGACAAGGTTAATCCATGGCCACGTAGTACCTCTACCGTACAACTCCTATTCGGCTGTTCATGTCCCCTACCGCCCTTCACCCCGACGTACGTAGTACCGCACGCCCGCCAAGATTAGCTGTTTTTAattagagaagaagaagaagaagatgttaattaattaattagttcctCGGTCGACCCTCCTTCAGTCAGTCTCGTGTGTGTTGATGCTGCTAGCAGTGGCGAGCTGTGCTCCTCCTTGTAATCGTGCTCTTGAATTTCACCCCCCCCTGTTCGTCTGTTCATCTTTTCTTAGCTTCGTTTTCCGGATCGAGAATGGAAATGGGAGATGGAATCGGCGCCAGCCACGGTGCGGCTCGTCGACAGTTGGGCACagtgcgggcgggcgggcgggcggcgtCGACATGGCCGCCGTGGTTAATGAATGTTTGGCATCTGTGGCGCAGCCGCATCTGCCTATCAATCTATCTTGGATTTGGTGCTCTTTTGCCTTTGCTTATTATATTATTATTAGTAATTTTTTATGGGCTCGATTGAAGGCCCTCCTCCTTCCTACCTTTCATCATCACCGATCCAGCTAGTAATAGTAGTCCGAACCTCAACGCACGTACTCtactctagtagtagtagtaccagtGTGATGCTGTAGTGGCGAAACCAAGGATGGTAACTTTGCGTAGTCCATCGGGTCGAACGGTGTCGAATCTGGCATGGAGATATCAGCTGTTTCGACGAGGGAATCATTCGTTCTttcgggggtggggtggggtggggtggaacGAACGGGGCCGGCCGACCGACGGAGTCAGGTCGGGTCACGCACCCGCGGGACAAGCCGATGCCGCCcaatggcaatggcaatggcaTCGCCATCGCAGCAACGAGATTCGTTGCTGGACGGACTGGACTGGATGGATGTGCATGCGCACTGTGCCCCGTGCGTGCGTGACCCACCGCGCGCCGGGACGGGAGATGGTCCAGAGAGCAGAGCAGTGCAGTTCATTCGCAGGAAGCCGCAACGCTTGGGTGCATCGAGCGGGCGTACGCGGGGCGCGGGGCAGCGGAGGGAGACAGTGGGGGAGCTCGACGGCTGCCTTTTTGGCTCCTTTTCATGGCCGGTCTCGTCTGTCGCCGTCGCGCATCAGTCGCCCGGACCCTCGTTTTTCTTTTACCGCTGTAGATAGATACTTCCCATATGTACCACCAGCGTCCAACCAAAATGAAATCGCATGGCATATATACTACTCCcaccgaaagaaagaaaaaaacttgTTCTACGGAATACGATTCGAAAGCTGTATCTATACGTACTATTATTACAATAAGACTCGTCGAATGGAAATGATTGTCGCTTATGCACCAACTTGTAATCGGAACTTGGGATATTTTTCTATCGTATAGTAAAATGAGACAAGCCCTGGACGCTGGGAGAGTGTTTTACTACGAAtccgtttcataatgtagtgctTATATTTTTTCTTCTAAAAGTTAAATCTACAAACTTTGATCATATTTATAGAGAAAAATAGGTACATCTAGACTACCAAATATACATCATTGGATATACCGTGAGTTATATTTCCATATTGTACATGTTTGGTGTGTAAATGTAGAcaattttctctataaacttggtcaaagttggtaaagtttgacttaaaaaaaaatctatatacactacattatggaacggaaagAGTACCATACTACTAAAAGACCCCATATAAAGCAAACAACTCCTTAGGGGCACTCTCGGACATACTGAAAAATGTCACCCTTCGAAACCAAAGCCCCACTCCCACGAGGGGGAAGGGAACCAGCACAACCACAGTTAAGGAAAGTACATGAACAAATTAAAAGGGACAAGGGATATAAACCCAAAAGTACTGACGACCTAAAAATCACCACCACGACTATACCGCAACTAAAAGAAGAAGCACAACGCATTCAGCAGCCAGTGTCAAGCAAGGCCTACAACAACTCCTCACCCTTCCAGCCTTGGCATGTTGTACCTCCATCCTTGCGAAGCTTTATACACGTCACTTGCTACATGTTCTAGTAGCCTTCTCCCCAAGTCCAACACCCTTTTGTTTTGTTCCTTTGTCTGCAAAATAGACCAAGCCGTTATCAAATAATTTATTCACCGAATCCGCGTCATGGGATCATTAAATATCTCGTTATTAAAGATAATCCCATTTCTACATTTCCAAATTGTCCAAAACATAGCAGCCACACCAATCAGGACTATTTTTTGTCCCCTTTCTTAAATGTTTTGATCCATCTCCCAAAGCAATCTTCAATGCAAGAGGGAGTATATTTCAAACCGAAAGTACATTTAAGCAAGCTCATTAGTGAAGCAGCAGAACAAGAGAAAAATAAGTGATTCAATATTTCATTTTTACCACAAAACACACATTCCTTGGGACCTCTCCAATCCCTTTTTAACAATGAATCTTTAGTTAGGATACTTTTTCTATTTACCAAGCACAAAAACACTTTTATTTTGCAAGCACTTTCACCTTccacaatttttttttgtgaaaagttACAGTCTTCAGTGACCATTTTCCTATACGAGGATTTAACGAAAAAATTCTATCTCTGCCACTCCCCATTTCAACATCTACACAACTATATTTTAGGCTATTCCAGAGTTCTAGGGTTTCTCCCTGTAGAGTTCTTCTAAATCTGAAACCTGGCCATCCTTTCTGGATGGCCTTAGTAATTGTGATGTTATGATCAAAACACAGATCATATAACCTAGGATAATCATCTTTTAATGCATTACCATCAACCCAGATACCTTCCCAAAATCTAGTATTTTTGCCATCACCCAGTTTTTCTTGGCATATTTGTAAAAAATGTCTTTCACTTTCAAAAGACTGGACCAAAATTGGGAATCCCCAGTCTTTTTCTTAACTCTAGAAATGCCGCCATTAGGCACATATTTTTCCTAGTAGGTCAGGTTGCGAAAGCCCTTCATCAGTTTCCAATTTTCAAAAACATTTAACTAACAGAGCTTTGTTCATGATATCCAAATTAAGAAttccaagccccccccccccaaagtcTTTAGAGAGCCAACAATTCTTCCAGTTAACTACTCCatacgtcccataatataagagcatgttTTACACTAGTGGGACTATTCTTCTAGTTATCAAATTTTCTAGCTCTTATATCATGAGACGGAGGGAGCAGATGATATTTCTTCTTATCTTCATCTTCTTGACAAACCAATCCGGCACTATAAAAATATGCTTTCTTCATAATTGCCACTAGCATGGGATAAAAAGACATCATAAAGAGACGTATGTTGGTCAAACATGCTTGGACCAAAGTAATTCCCCCTGTGATGGACCCCCAAAGCCTCCCCTGCCAACAGCCACATGTCTTCTCAATTTTCTCTACTACTCCTCTCCAATATTTGTTCCCGATCGTAGTATCAGAAGCAGGCATACCCAAATATTTCATAGGTAATTCTCCCATTTTGCATGTGAAAAATTCCTGATATGCCTCTTTTTTCTCATTAGCCACCCCCCAGAGAATGATCTCACTTTCATGAAAATTAATTTTTAACCCTGACATTTGTTCAAAGGCACATAAAATAAATTTCAGGTTTTTAGCACTCTCGACATCATATTGCAACTACAAAattgtgtcatctgcatattgcaacATGTTAACACCTTTAGTAACATTATTCCCTATCACACCTTTTACTATATCATTTTCTCTAGAATTGTTTATCATAACAACAAGAGCATCATCTGCCAAGTCAAATAACAAGGGGGCATTGatgttgcttgaactacgtcggtatttccccaaagaggaagggatgatgcagcacatctacggtaggcatttccctcagttatgaaaccaaggtatcaatccagtaggagaaccaagcaacactatgtaaacggtaactacacacaaagaacaaatacttgcaacccgacacttgtaaggggttgtcaatcccttttcgggtaacggcgcccgaaattgtcaagttgacgggataaattatgatagattggataaatagatttcgataaaacaagaaataaaagatgcaaataaaaagtgcagcaaggtatttttgggtttttggaataacaaATCTAAAAACAAAAGTGACAAATAATAGAtaagaaagcaaatatgataaagaatagacccgggagccgtagatttcactagtggcttctctcaagaaaatagcacacggcgggtaaacaaattactgttgggcaattgatagaacctcaaattatTATGACGATACCCAGGCAataatcaatatataggcatcacgtccaaagttagtagaccgactcctacctgcatctactactattactccacacatcgaccgctatccaacatgcatctagtgtattaagttcatggagaaacggagtaatgctataagaacgatgacatgatgtggatGAGATCTATTcacgtaggaatagcccccatcttgttatccttaatagcaacgatacatgtgtgtctttcagccccttctgtcactgggaaagaacaccacacgatcgaacccatcacaaagcacctcttcccatggcaagaaaaatcgatctagttggcctaactaaaccaaaaatttgaagaagaaatacgaggctataaataatcatgcatataagagatcaaaaaaaaagactcaaataaattcatggatatagatctgatcataaactcaaagttcaccggatcccaacaaacacaccataaaaaagagttaaatcaaatagatctccaagagaccattgtattgagaatcaaaagagagagagaaagccatctagctactacctatggacccgtaggtctatgatgaactactcacacatcatcggagaggcaccaatgaagataatgaacccctccatgatggtgtctagattggatctcatggttttggaacttgcggcggctggaattttgtttcgtcgactcccctagggtttatggaatattcgggtatttatagggcgaagaggcggtgcgggaagccaccaaggtgggcacaacccacctgggcgcgccctggtgggttgtgctccccttggagcccccctctggtacttctttggaccATCAGgtgtcttctggcccagaaaattctccaaaaagtttcgctgtgtttggactccgtttggtactgatattctgcgacgtaaaaaaacaagcaaaaacatcaactggcactgggcgctatgtcaataggtcagtcccaaaaaatgatataaagttgctataaaatgactgtaaaacatctaagaatgataatataacatcatggaccatgcaaaaattgtagatacattggagacgtatcgggcATAACATCCCCCTATCGCATCCCTTTAAAGGTTTTAAAGTAAGGTCCAATCCTGTCATTGACTCTTACTCCAACCTCTCCACCTTTCATGGTCATCGTCATCGAGTCACACCATACATCTGGGAAACCTTTGAGTCTTAACATCTTAATTACAAAAGGCCACTTAATTTTTTCATATGACTTCCCAAAGTCTACTTTGAAAAATCAGTGCATTCTGTTTTTCAACATGGATGGAATTTAAAGCCTCATGCAGAATCAGCACACCTTCCATGATATATCTCCCCTTCGCAAAAGTTGTTTGGGCAGGAGAAATTACTGGAGACACACACCTACTCAATCTATTCATCAGAACCATAGTGATAATTTTAAAAGTAACATTAGTAAACAAATGGGCCTGAATTTCTAAATTTGTTTAGCATCGGCAGTTTTAGGAACCAGAATGATAATCCATAGTTCAATCTAGAAATATCTAAAGTTCCATTGGCAAAATCATCAATCAAAGCCTTCAGATCCCATTTAACCAACTCCCAGAAATatttataaaaaccagcatgaaaaCCATCTAGGCCCGGACTCTTATTTCTTTTCAAACCAAACACCACTTCCTTAATTTTTTGTAACAAAAAGGTTCAGTGATTTTTCAACCTCTTCCTCAGAAATTTTAGCAAGATTCTGCTCAGTGAGAGAAATGTTTGTCACATCAGGATGTCCGAACAGATTTTTATAAAAATCAGTAATGTAATTCATTAGTTGTTCCTCTCCCCCAACAaccccttcttcttgttctagaGAGGTAATcatgtttcttcttcttctcccgttCACCTTGGCTTGATAGTATCTAGTGTTGCCATCTCCAGCAGGTGATCTCTTTGTCTTTATATCCATTTAATTTCTTCTTGTTTCAGAAGCATGTTTAATTGTTCCTAAGCTCTTTTTGTTCCTGCATATCACAGGCATTTAGTCCTTGTCTTTCTGCCATCTTGTCAATCTCATCCAATTTAGTAATGATCTCAATTTTATTTTTTCTATACCAGGCATGCACATTCTTGTTCCAACCTTGGGCTTTCTTCCTAACATCCCTAAACCTAAGTTCCCATCTATCCAAGGTATTCCATTTGTATGGCGCTTTCCAGATTTTATAGACCAATTCCCTAAAATCTTCTCTCATATTAAAAAAACGTATCTAAAAATAGGATCACTTATGCTATGTTCACCTGTATCGATGAACAAAAGGGTGTGATCAGAAATTTCTCTAGCAAAAGCTTGTACAATCGTAAGAGGGTATTTTTGCTCCCAAGCAGGGCAACAAAATGGTCTATCAAATTTCTCATACGTAGGGTCAAGCAAGTTATTATCCCAGGTGAATTCCCTCCCAT
Above is a window of Triticum dicoccoides isolate Atlit2015 ecotype Zavitan chromosome 5B, WEW_v2.0, whole genome shotgun sequence DNA encoding:
- the LOC119312104 gene encoding uncharacterized protein LOC119312104 — its product is MDMDSPPVPVPMPPPKRTDLSLTLAPAAQSVAEADGGAGAAGDGACTDGKDVRLFPCLFCNKKFLKSQALGGHQNAHKKERSIGWNPYFYMPPTSSAHLHANAAPPNSSGATASGPYAGSGAAGGGGGVGSTVPGVAAGGAAHAYASRAYAALPTTFPIASHSSIMVGSDRLQYYAPPQGAAPTSAAAGDLYSGSGSGMQQVSRFAEYQQQLLGGAAVSSSSERAMMSAAEQPGAGRDELIDMLNWRRGCHGPTASAAATTPSPASTTTTLTSGGGSNYYNNGEDAEEELDLNLSL